One window from the genome of Microbacterium sulfonylureivorans encodes:
- a CDS encoding anti-sigma factor, whose protein sequence is MSHLDPERLSLIAIGDPATAEERAHLEQCDECSLELAELEYTVAVGRSTVALGGVEAPPDRVWDRIADELRLSPSSGTHTAADPGSLGAVRSVHSAPARRGRVSRVLFALAASVALIVAGFGTWMLVRPADPVEVASASLDAFPDHPGAHGEAVVVQAADGERQVRVELDGSETDAGFREVWLINADASALVSLGVLDGSEGVFAIPDDVDLADYVLVDISQEPEDGDPAHSGDSIVRGELGFA, encoded by the coding sequence ATGTCGCATCTTGATCCCGAGCGGCTCTCACTGATCGCCATCGGCGACCCCGCGACCGCGGAGGAGCGCGCCCACCTCGAGCAGTGCGACGAGTGCTCGCTCGAGCTCGCCGAACTGGAGTACACCGTCGCCGTCGGACGCTCGACCGTCGCGCTGGGTGGTGTCGAAGCACCCCCCGACCGGGTGTGGGATCGCATCGCCGACGAACTGCGCCTGTCACCCTCTTCCGGCACGCACACCGCGGCGGACCCGGGATCGCTCGGGGCGGTCCGTTCGGTGCACAGCGCCCCTGCTCGCCGAGGCCGCGTGTCGCGCGTGCTGTTCGCGCTCGCGGCGAGCGTCGCGCTGATCGTGGCGGGCTTCGGCACCTGGATGCTGGTGCGTCCAGCCGATCCGGTGGAGGTGGCGTCCGCGTCGCTCGACGCCTTCCCGGATCATCCCGGCGCGCACGGCGAGGCGGTGGTCGTCCAGGCCGCCGACGGCGAGCGACAGGTCAGGGTCGAGCTCGACGGGTCAGAGACCGATGCCGGGTTCCGCGAGGTGTGGCTCATCAACGCCGATGCCTCGGCGCTCGTCAGTCTCGGAGTCCTCGACGGGAGCGAGGGAGTCTTCGCCATCCCCGACGACGTCGACCTGGCCGACTACGTGCTGGTGGACATCTCGCAGGAGCCGGAGGACGGCGATCCCGCCCACTCGGGCGACTCCATCGTGCGGGGCGAACTCGGCTTCGCGTGA
- a CDS encoding SHOCT domain-containing protein, which translates to MAMLRTDFPPPVDPGFADTGMNGAFSGFFALVVLVGVIGVGLSLYIGVRKYMIIKRSGHDPLTVDAAMAAKFLNSDLLRPGTAVRDDAPAQSIEQRLADVDDLHARGVISDAERAAARAAILAG; encoded by the coding sequence GTGGCCATGCTTCGCACTGATTTCCCGCCTCCTGTCGATCCTGGATTCGCTGATACCGGGATGAACGGTGCGTTCTCGGGTTTCTTCGCTCTCGTGGTCCTGGTCGGGGTCATCGGCGTCGGCCTCTCGCTCTACATCGGCGTGCGGAAATACATGATCATCAAGCGATCAGGGCACGACCCGCTCACGGTCGATGCAGCGATGGCGGCGAAGTTCCTGAACAGCGACTTGCTTCGGCCCGGCACCGCCGTGCGCGACGATGCGCCGGCACAATCGATCGAGCAGCGGCTCGCTGACGTGGACGACCTGCACGCGCGAGGGGTGATCTCCGACGCCGAACGCGCGGCTGCACGAGCCGCGATCCTCGCCGGCTGA
- a CDS encoding SRPBCC family protein — MASTFTIVTYSDHSAAELFDVSLNIDAHLASMADSGEGAVAGVTSGAIGLGETVTWRARHFGIWFTMTSRISEADAPRRFVDEQVHGPFRVFRHEHRFAEVGGRTRMTDTLTVGSPVFGRLVERLVLVPYLRQLIAQRNAHLLKSLSEPS, encoded by the coding sequence GTGGCCTCGACATTCACGATCGTGACGTACTCGGACCACTCTGCTGCCGAGCTGTTTGATGTCTCGCTCAACATCGATGCTCATCTGGCCTCGATGGCTGACTCTGGTGAGGGGGCGGTGGCCGGCGTTACGAGCGGTGCCATCGGTCTTGGTGAGACGGTCACCTGGAGAGCGCGCCACTTCGGGATCTGGTTCACGATGACCTCTCGGATCTCCGAAGCGGATGCGCCGCGGCGGTTCGTCGACGAGCAGGTCCATGGTCCGTTTCGAGTGTTTCGTCACGAGCACCGCTTCGCGGAGGTCGGTGGCCGCACCCGGATGACCGATACGTTGACGGTCGGGTCTCCGGTGTTCGGTCGGCTCGTCGAACGACTGGTGCTGGTCCCGTACCTGCGGCAGTTGATCGCGCAGCGAAACGCGCACCTGCTGAAGTCCCTCAGCGAACCCTCCTAA
- a CDS encoding MFS transporter codes for MTSRTAFAIPAFRRLWSAGLISDTGDWMLFIALPLVVFQLTGSAVGTAFAFLLELVPAVVLAPLAATLVGRFDRRWLMVVVNIGQALALLPLLFVHGAGELPLAYAVILAHASLSTLFEPAKNTLLPELVDSERLVSANALNGLNQSLGRLIGGPLGGILLLAGDLGLVVVVDAASYLLSAILIASLPAPAPASTKRAPGSPQQKSPEEKPEGLLAALRIPRLRGAYTVIFVSSIAQGMFLVLFVLFVLGPLGATEAEVGILRGVQAIGAIAAGITLGIFVRGTTPRILAVASLFAFGALSLITWNLPALTTGIGFYLMLFAAVGAPGVIMIAGLMTVLQDETTPRQRGAVFAAVGLLSALGQATGILLSGLADGPIGVTPLLELQGCLYLLAGMVALVWLPRAETAIPAAQVGGDPESAGLGTTAR; via the coding sequence ATGACTTCCCGCACTGCCTTCGCGATCCCGGCGTTCCGTCGACTGTGGAGCGCGGGACTGATCTCCGACACCGGCGACTGGATGCTCTTCATCGCGCTCCCGCTGGTCGTGTTCCAACTCACCGGCTCGGCGGTCGGCACCGCGTTCGCGTTCCTCCTCGAGCTCGTCCCGGCAGTGGTACTCGCCCCGCTTGCCGCCACACTTGTGGGGCGCTTCGACCGCCGATGGCTCATGGTGGTGGTCAACATCGGCCAGGCGCTCGCCCTCCTCCCGTTGCTCTTCGTGCACGGTGCCGGCGAGCTGCCGCTGGCGTACGCCGTGATCCTCGCGCACGCGTCGCTGAGCACGTTGTTCGAGCCCGCGAAGAACACCCTGCTCCCCGAACTCGTCGACTCCGAGCGCCTGGTCTCGGCCAACGCGCTGAACGGTCTGAATCAGAGCCTGGGCCGACTGATCGGAGGGCCACTGGGCGGCATCCTGCTGCTGGCCGGGGATCTGGGACTCGTCGTCGTCGTGGATGCCGCGAGCTATCTGCTGTCAGCAATCCTCATCGCGTCGCTGCCGGCACCCGCACCCGCCTCCACGAAACGGGCCCCCGGCTCGCCGCAGCAGAAGTCCCCTGAGGAGAAGCCCGAAGGACTGCTCGCGGCCCTCAGGATTCCCCGGCTCCGCGGCGCGTACACAGTCATCTTCGTATCCAGCATCGCCCAGGGCATGTTCCTCGTGCTGTTCGTCCTCTTCGTTCTCGGCCCGCTGGGCGCGACCGAGGCCGAAGTCGGAATCCTCCGCGGCGTCCAGGCGATCGGGGCTATCGCGGCGGGCATCACACTCGGCATCTTCGTGCGCGGCACAACACCACGCATCCTTGCCGTCGCCAGCCTTTTCGCCTTCGGCGCCCTGTCGCTCATCACCTGGAACCTGCCCGCCCTCACCACCGGGATCGGGTTCTACCTCATGCTGTTCGCCGCAGTCGGCGCCCCCGGGGTGATCATGATCGCAGGGCTCATGACCGTGCTGCAGGATGAAACCACGCCACGGCAGCGAGGCGCCGTGTTCGCCGCGGTCGGCCTTCTCAGCGCCCTCGGCCAGGCCACCGGCATTCTTCTTAGCGGCCTCGCCGACGGCCCCATCGGTGTCACGCCGCTGCTCGAACTCCAGGGGTGTCTCTACCTCCTCGCCGGCATGGTCGCACTGGTATGGCTGCCCCGCGCCGAGACCGCAATCCCGGCAGCACAGGTCGGCGGTGACCCCGAGTCCGCCGGGCTCGGTACGACAGCACGCTGA
- a CDS encoding YgdI/YgdR family lipoprotein, whose amino-acid sequence MGTLRGSVLTLVALVLSAALTGCSVDSVIWGQDGARVIQTTEELVDAMADGTPTDLICEDSAAELGEPSDWLGLSAGEPERFVAEYWEEQVPLDPQWNINLEGLPEGLTPGSRFPGDVFYRETDEGVCVIDIAWSTLVAEG is encoded by the coding sequence GTGGGTACTCTTCGTGGCTCGGTGTTGACGCTTGTCGCGCTCGTGCTGTCAGCCGCGCTGACCGGCTGTTCTGTCGATTCGGTGATCTGGGGGCAGGACGGCGCTCGCGTGATCCAGACAACCGAGGAACTGGTCGACGCCATGGCCGACGGCACTCCGACTGATCTCATCTGTGAGGACTCGGCAGCGGAGCTCGGAGAACCGAGCGATTGGCTCGGCCTGTCGGCGGGCGAGCCCGAGCGCTTCGTTGCAGAGTATTGGGAGGAGCAGGTCCCGCTCGATCCTCAGTGGAACATCAACCTCGAGGGCCTACCCGAGGGTCTGACACCCGGCTCCAGGTTCCCTGGTGACGTCTTCTACCGAGAGACGGACGAGGGCGTTTGCGTGATCGACATCGCATGGTCAACCCTCGTAGCGGAGGGCTGA
- a CDS encoding RNA polymerase sigma factor: MVPADREGTTVDETQDRDLCERFRSGDERALEEIYRRWSPIVFTLALRYLGDRGDAEDVTQKAFVSAWTSRASYDPAKGRISTWLVAITRRRIADTLEARTRVRALQEHLQRFVTPEELATPEIDLGDRLLLANELDQLEPDARRVVRLAFYDDLTHEQISDRLQMPLGTVKSHIRRSLVRLRSRLEVGHVAS; this comes from the coding sequence ATGGTGCCGGCCGACAGGGAAGGAACGACGGTGGACGAAACACAGGATCGCGATCTGTGCGAGCGGTTCCGGAGCGGCGACGAGCGCGCGCTCGAGGAGATCTACCGTCGCTGGTCCCCGATCGTCTTCACGCTGGCCCTGCGCTATCTGGGCGACCGAGGGGACGCCGAGGACGTGACGCAGAAGGCGTTCGTGTCGGCATGGACCTCGCGCGCGTCGTACGACCCGGCCAAGGGCCGCATCTCGACCTGGCTCGTCGCCATCACGCGCCGGCGGATCGCCGACACGCTTGAAGCGCGCACGCGCGTGCGCGCTTTGCAGGAGCACCTCCAGCGCTTCGTAACCCCTGAGGAGCTCGCCACCCCGGAGATCGACCTGGGCGACCGCCTGCTGCTGGCGAACGAGCTCGATCAGCTCGAGCCGGACGCCAGACGGGTCGTCCGCCTCGCGTTCTACGACGATCTCACGCACGAGCAGATCTCAGACCGTCTTCAGATGCCGCTGGGTACCGTGAAGAGCCATATCAGGAGAAGTCTCGTCCGCCTGCGCAGCCGATTGGAGGTGGGTCATGTCGCATCTTGA
- a CDS encoding winged helix-turn-helix domain-containing protein — protein MDTPEIRRTLTDAGALEALAHPVRLDVLSFLMSRGPATASECARAVDDAPSNCSYHLRVLAKYGLVEHTASEDGRERPWRATITGLSLEFGGDDPDAAASATAMLEASLLLDYQLAREHVRRRDRIEGPWRDVDAHAQYGLQVTPDELRSIVERVDAIIRPYIAATRTEAPADAAAANISLVAFPRPTFEKGSK, from the coding sequence ATGGACACGCCCGAGATCAGACGCACGCTCACCGATGCCGGCGCGCTGGAGGCGCTCGCTCACCCGGTCCGGCTGGACGTGCTCAGCTTCCTGATGTCGCGGGGCCCGGCGACCGCCTCGGAGTGTGCACGCGCGGTCGACGATGCCCCGTCGAACTGCAGTTATCACCTCCGCGTGCTCGCGAAGTATGGTCTCGTCGAGCACACCGCCTCGGAGGACGGCCGGGAGCGGCCTTGGCGCGCCACCATCACTGGCCTGAGCCTCGAATTCGGCGGGGATGACCCCGACGCGGCTGCCAGTGCGACCGCGATGCTCGAAGCGTCGCTCCTTCTGGACTACCAACTTGCCCGTGAGCATGTCCGCCGCCGCGACCGGATCGAGGGACCTTGGCGCGATGTTGACGCGCATGCCCAATACGGCCTCCAGGTCACGCCCGACGAACTCCGCTCCATCGTCGAGCGCGTCGACGCGATCATCCGCCCCTACATCGCTGCGACCCGCACCGAGGCGCCCGCCGACGCCGCCGCGGCCAACATCTCACTGGTCGCCTTCCCGCGGCCGACCTTCGAGAAGGGCTCGAAATGA
- a CDS encoding alpha/beta fold hydrolase: MPQTTPTIVFVHGAWADSSSWNAVIPTLQSEGFTVFAPPNQLRGLTSDSAYIASFLAQRTSGAVVLVGHSYGGAVITNAGLAGDVRALVYVDAFIPDEGETVLGILEGSGSALAVADPTTVLDLAGYPGAPEGAADAWLKPDVVHTSFAQDLPEADRWLIAATQRPASIVANVTPSGPAAWKSIPSWAVLGTEDKVIPIETKRRMAARAGSTVTEVNASHVSMISNPQATLDAIHAAVSAVS, from the coding sequence ATGCCACAGACCACTCCCACAATCGTCTTCGTCCACGGCGCTTGGGCCGACTCCTCGAGTTGGAACGCCGTCATCCCCACGCTTCAGTCCGAGGGTTTCACGGTGTTCGCCCCGCCCAACCAACTCCGCGGGCTCACGAGCGACTCCGCATACATCGCGTCGTTCCTCGCGCAGCGCACATCAGGTGCCGTCGTGCTCGTCGGTCACTCCTATGGCGGGGCGGTCATCACGAACGCAGGCCTTGCGGGGGACGTCCGCGCGCTGGTCTATGTAGACGCCTTCATTCCGGACGAGGGAGAAACGGTGCTGGGTATCCTCGAGGGCTCAGGGTCGGCGCTCGCAGTGGCCGACCCGACCACAGTGCTCGACCTCGCGGGATACCCCGGCGCACCCGAGGGCGCGGCTGACGCCTGGCTCAAGCCAGATGTCGTCCACACCTCGTTCGCACAGGACTTGCCGGAGGCCGACCGGTGGCTGATTGCTGCGACACAGCGTCCGGCATCCATCGTCGCGAACGTCACACCCTCGGGCCCGGCGGCGTGGAAGTCGATCCCCAGCTGGGCGGTGCTCGGCACGGAAGACAAAGTCATCCCGATCGAGACGAAGCGGCGCATGGCAGCGCGCGCCGGTTCGACCGTGACCGAGGTCAACGCCTCGCACGTCTCGATGATCTCGAACCCGCAGGCAACGCTCGACGCGATCCACGCGGCTGTGTCAGCGGTGAGCTGA